CATCCGGCGCCTGCCGGCCACACACGATGTCGAGCAAGTCGCGCAGCTCGGTTGGCGGGCGCTTATGCACCATGGCGCTGTAGGCTTTATACGCGGCGTAATCGCCACCACTAGCGGCCTTCTGCAGGGCATGCACGACGGCGGGTGAGAATGCGTGATACTCACCATCTTTCTTAAACTTATAGAAGCCGGGATGCGGCAGCGAGCCGCGCGTGGCCACCAGCGGCAGGCGATTGGCGAAGGCCTCGTCGTGGTGCTCAAGCACATCGGCGGCCAGCTTATCGAAGCCCACACCACCCAGCCGCGTGGGCGTGCCGGTGAAGCAGCGCGCCACGACTGCGTCGGCCAGGCCGAGCGTCTCGAAGATCTGCGCGCCACAATAGCTATCGACCGTGGCGATGCCGATCTTCGACATGATCTTCAGCAGGCCCTTCTCGAGCGCGTGAATATAGTTGTGCTCGGCCAGCTCGGCCAGCTCAGCCGGGAGACGGCGCTCGTCTTCGGCCGGCTGCTCGGCGCGACCCCTGACTTCATCGCGCTCGACCGCCAGGTTGCGCACGGTGGCCAGCGCCAGGTATGGGTTGATCGCCTCGGCGCCCATGCCCACCAGGCAGGCCAGGTGGTGAACCTCGCGCGGCTCGCCGCTCTCGACGATCAGGCTAACACTGGTGCGCAGGCCCAGGCGAATCAGGTGCTGGTGTACGGCGCCGAGCGCGAGCAAGGCCGGGATGGGTGCGGTGTATTCATCGACGCCGCGGTCGCTGATAATCAGCAGCACTTTGTCGTCGGCCACGGCGGCCTCGGCCTGGCGACACAGCCGGTCGAGTGCGGCGCGCATGCCGTGCGGCCCCTCGGCGGCCGGGAATAGCGCCTTAAGTGTGGCGCTGGCGAACATGGCATCATCGAGCGAGCGGATGGTCTTCAGGTGCTCGTCGGTCAGCACCGGGCTCGCCAGCCGGATCAGGTGGGCATGCTGCGGGCCTTCTTCGAGGAAGTTACCGCGGCGGCCCAGCGCGAACGAAAGCGACATCACCAGCTCTTCGCGCAGTGGGTCGATCGGCGGGTTGGTCACCTCGGCGAAGCGCTGCTTGAAGTAGGCGTACAGCGGGCGGGCGCGCTCGGCCAGCACTGCAGCCGGCGTATCATCGCCCATCGAGCCAACCGGCTCCTGGCCATCGCGCAGCATCGGGCGCAGCACCACCGCCAGCTCTTCGGCCGTGTAACCGAAGGCGTGCTGTAGCTCGCCCAGCAGCGCCGACTTGGCCGCGCGTGCCGATGATGTCTCAGGCTCGTAGCCGCCGGCGATATGCGCGACACCGGCGGGCGGCAGCACTTCCATCTGGCCGGCCAGCCAGTCGGCGTACGGGCGCGCGGCGGCCAGGCGGCCTTTGATCGCGTCATTCTCCTCGAAGCGGCCGGTACGCAGGTCGGCGGCGATCATCTGGCCAGGGCCGACCTTACCCTTGCGCACCACGCGCGCGTCGTCGATCTGCACCGCGCCAACCTCTGAGCCGCACACCACCAGGCCGTCGTCGGTGATCAGGTAGCGCGCCGGGCGCAGGCCGTTGCGATCGAGCGCCAGGCCAACCACCTGGCCGTCGCTGAAGCATAGCGCGGCCGGGCCATCCCACGGCTCGGTCAGGCCGGCGTGGTATTGGTAGAACGCGCGCCAGCTCGGGTGCATATCCTGCACACGTTCCCAGGCCTCGGGCACTAGCATCGACAGGGCGTGGCGCGTGTCGCGCCCACCCATCACCAGCAGCTCGAGCACATTATCGAGCATGGCCGAGTCGCTGCCATTGGTGTCGACGATTGGCCCCATACGCGCCACGTAGCTACCGAGGGCGGCGCCGGCATGTTCGATCGGCGGCGGGCTATCGGCCGGCGCTGTGCGGCTATGCCGCCACTCGGCCTCGCGCGCGCGCATCCAGGTGATATTGCCCTGCAGCGTATTGATCTCGCCGTTATGCGAAAGCAGCCGGAACGGCTGGGCGCGCTCCCATGTCGGGAAGGTATTGGTCGAGTAGCGCTGGTGGAACACCGCAATCGCGGTGGCATACGCGGGGTCGGCTAGGTCGGCGTAAAATTGCGGCAGCACCGGTGCGACCATCAGGCCCTTATAGACGATCGTGCGGCTGGAGAGCGACGAGACATAGAAGCCGGCCAGCTGGCGGGCCTGTGCGCCGGCCTCGAGCGCCTTGCGCGCCAGGTATAGCGCGCGCTCGTAGGCCTCGGGCGACTGGTGAACCCGCGCGGCGCGGCCGATCAGCGCCTGCTCGATCACCGGCTGGGTCGCGCGGGCGCGCTCGCCGAGCGCAGCGCTATCGACCGGCACCACGCGCCAGCCGAGCAGAGTCAGGCTGTAGCGAGGCAGCACCTCGGCCATCAGGGCGCGGGCAGCCTCGCGCTGAGCCTGGTCGTGCGGCAAGAAGCACATGGCCACGGCCAGATCGCCAACCGGGTACGTGATCGCCTGGCGGGCCAGCTCGCGAGCGAAGAAGGCGCGCGGAATCTGCGTAAGCACGCCCGCCCCGTCGCCACTCTTGCCGTCGGCTGCGACGCCGCCGCGGTGCGCCATATTGCCGACTGCAGTGAGAGCCTGAGCCAAAATATCGTGGCTCGGCTGGCCCGACAGCCGGGCGACGAAGCCAATGCCGCACGCATCGTGCTCGAAACGTGGGTCGTACAGGCCACGTTTTGTGATCGGTTGGTGAGACTGCATGATCGTCCATCCCTCTACTGCGACGCTTCTTCGCGAGCGGCCGCCGCAAGCCATGCGCGGCCGGGTTGGGCCAGATCTAACCTGCCGAGTAGGAACCGCCGAGTCGCCTTCGGCATAGCGCTAGTGGCAACCGAGGGGGCCAGCGCCAGCTATGCCGATGTGTGCTCCATCGTGGAGCGTTCGCGCTGAATTCGTTCGCCGTTGATCGTGCTCAAGCGCCAGAGTGAGGGGAGCCAGCCGGCCCGGCAGCCGCCGCGCGCCGGGTAACAAAAACCCACAGCCTGACCTCGTTCGCCGAGGTCGCTGCGGGCAT
The sequence above is drawn from the Candidatus Kouleothrix ribensis genome and encodes:
- the gltB gene encoding glutamate synthase large subunit, producing MQSHQPITKRGLYDPRFEHDACGIGFVARLSGQPSHDILAQALTAVGNMAHRGGVAADGKSGDGAGVLTQIPRAFFARELARQAITYPVGDLAVAMCFLPHDQAQREAARALMAEVLPRYSLTLLGWRVVPVDSAALGERARATQPVIEQALIGRAARVHQSPEAYERALYLARKALEAGAQARQLAGFYVSSLSSRTIVYKGLMVAPVLPQFYADLADPAYATAIAVFHQRYSTNTFPTWERAQPFRLLSHNGEINTLQGNITWMRAREAEWRHSRTAPADSPPPIEHAGAALGSYVARMGPIVDTNGSDSAMLDNVLELLVMGGRDTRHALSMLVPEAWERVQDMHPSWRAFYQYHAGLTEPWDGPAALCFSDGQVVGLALDRNGLRPARYLITDDGLVVCGSEVGAVQIDDARVVRKGKVGPGQMIAADLRTGRFEENDAIKGRLAAARPYADWLAGQMEVLPPAGVAHIAGGYEPETSSARAAKSALLGELQHAFGYTAEELAVVLRPMLRDGQEPVGSMGDDTPAAVLAERARPLYAYFKQRFAEVTNPPIDPLREELVMSLSFALGRRGNFLEEGPQHAHLIRLASPVLTDEHLKTIRSLDDAMFASATLKALFPAAEGPHGMRAALDRLCRQAEAAVADDKVLLIISDRGVDEYTAPIPALLALGAVHQHLIRLGLRTSVSLIVESGEPREVHHLACLVGMGAEAINPYLALATVRNLAVERDEVRGRAEQPAEDERRLPAELAELAEHNYIHALEKGLLKIMSKIGIATVDSYCGAQIFETLGLADAVVARCFTGTPTRLGGVGFDKLAADVLEHHDEAFANRLPLVATRGSLPHPGFYKFKKDGEYHAFSPAVVHALQKAASGGDYAAYKAYSAMVHKRPPTELRDLLDIVCGRQAPDAADNHLPAAISVDEVESLEAIVTRFSTAAMSLGSTSSEAHATLAVAMNRIGGLSNSGEGGEDPERYGTERNSPIKQVASGRFGVTPAYLASAGELQIKMAQGSKPGEGGQLPGHKVTEEIARVRHTTPGVQLISPPPHHDIYSIEDLSQLIYDLKQVNPAAAVSVKLVAEAGVGTIAAGVAKGGADVILISGHSGGTGASPLSSIKNAGVNWELGLAETQQTLVLNGLRGRVRLRADGGLKTGHDVVIAALLGADEFSFGTAALVAEGCVMARTCHTNNCPVGIATQRADLRAKFTGTPEQVIHFFLHLAQEVREILALLGARTLDEIIGRTDLLRQVRRGGEADTLDLTPLLERLDDAGDPIRNTQAWNGYVSTSELNQRLSTAAAAALEHGRPIKLQFAIGNCDRTVGATLAGAIGKRYGEDGLPEGTIRVAFSGSAGQSFGAFQAPGMCFVLEGEANDYVGKGMGGGTIIVRLPAAARYATHENTIIGNTVLYGATGGELFAAGRAGERFAVRNSGAVAVVEGLGDHGCEYMTGGAVLVLGSTGRNFAAGMTGGIAYVFDEDASFASRCNGELVELGRLDLEDEINIRGLLARHRELTGSPRAVALLDGWERVRAQFVRVAPRGVHVQQTKSWIALRGRMLAIG